A stretch of Arachis hypogaea cultivar Tifrunner chromosome 15, arahy.Tifrunner.gnm2.J5K5, whole genome shotgun sequence DNA encodes these proteins:
- the LOC112751766 gene encoding E3 ubiquitin-protein ligase XBAT33 isoform X2: MGNSFGCSASGERLVSAARDGDLVEAKMLLECNPCLSKYSTFGGLNSPLHFAASKGHNEIVALLLENGADVNSRNYCGQTALMQACRYGHWEVVQTLLLFRCNVVRSDYLSGRTALHFAAVNGHVRCIRLVMADFVPSAPYEALHAPTDADIDDGSNVKSKHEQSALSKFVNKAADAGITALHMAALNGYFDCVQLLLDLNANVSAATFHYGTAMDLIGAGSTPLHYAACGGNLKCCQILLSGGASRTALNCNGWLPLDVARMWGRHWLEPILAPTSEATIPSFPPSNYLSLPLMSVLNIARESGLQSSPTSSDEIDFCAVCLERPCSVAAEGCRHELCVKCALYLCSTSNVSSEMLGPPGSIPCPLCRRGIVSFVKLPGSQARETKVNGSLGLCTPCMLHPRDINRPSFFHTPEIRKNRVASIPSEMLCPVTCSPFPSVALPLCTCNDGPCPPFEPREVEAQDESPRHSQVSSTDQDKMEGPRLEKTTCSSMFWGRRSCSREHQCNSEINA, encoded by the exons atggggaattcatttgGGTGCTCAGCCTCTGGGGAGAGGCTGGTGTCGGCGGCAAGGGACGGCGATTTGGTTGAGGCCAAGATGCTTCTAGAATGCAACCCTTGTCTTTCTAAATACTCAACCTTTGGTGGCCTCAATTCCCCTCTTCATTTTGCAGCTTCCAAGGGCCATAACGAG ATTGTGGCTTTGTTGCTTGAGAATGGAGCTGATGTGAATTCAAGGAACTATTGCGGCCAG ACGGCTTTGATGCAAGCTTGTAGATATGGTCATTGGGAAGTTGTTCAAACCCTTCTGCTCTTCAGATGCAAT GTTGTGAGATCGGATTATCTCAGTGGAAGGACTGCTCTTCACTTTGCAGCTGTGAATGGGCATGTAAGATGCATTAGACTCGTCATGGCTGACTTTGTTCCAAGTGCTCCGTACGAGGCTTTACATGCTCCCACGGATGCTGACATTGATGACGGATCAAATGTTAAAAGCAAACATGAACAAAG CGCACTGTCCAAGTTTGTAAACAAGGCGGCTGATGCCGGTATTACAGCCCTTCATATGGCTGCCTTAAATGGCTATTTCGATTGTGTACAACTGCTTCTTGATCTCAATGCAAATGTCTCAGCTGCGACATTTCACTATGGAACGGCAATGGATTTAATAG GAGCCGGAAGCACTCCATTGCATTATGCTGCTTGTGGGGGAAATTTGAAATGCTGTCAG ATCCTCCTTTCGGGAGGTGCAAGTCGGACAGCTTTGAATTGCAATGG ATGGCTTCCACTCGATGTTGCGAGGATGTGGGGGCGTCACTGGCTTGAACCAATATTAGCACCCACTTCTGAAGCTACAATACCATCATTCCCTCCATCAAATTATTTGTCTTTGCCACTTATGAGTGTGCTCAACATAGCCAG AGAGAGTGGATTGCAATCATCTCCTACCTCTTCCGACGAAATTGATTTTTGTGCCGTTTGCCTGGAGAGGCCATGTTCAGTGGCTGCAGAAG GATGTCGACATGAGCTTTGTGTTAAATGTGCACTCTATCTTTGCTCAACAAGCAATGTTTCGTCCGAAATGCTCGGCCCGCCGGGCTCCATCCCTTGCCCTCTATGTAGACGTGGAATTGTCTCTTTTGTCAAGTTACCAGGTTCACAAGCAAGAGAGACTAAAGTCAACGGATCGCTCGGCTTATGTACTCCATGCATGCTACATCCACGTGATATAAATAGGCCATCTTTCTTTCATACACCGGAGATTCGAAAGAATCGTGTCGCTTCTATTCCTTCAGAGATGCTTTGCCCTGTGACTTGTAGTCCATTTCCATCAGTTGCACTTCCTCTATGTACCTGCAATGATGGTCCTTGTCCACCATTTGAGCCCCGAGAAGTTGAAGCTCAAGATGAATCGCCTCGTCACTCACAAGTATCATCAACGGATCAGGATAAAATGGAAGGGCcaagattggagaaaacaacaTGCTCAAGCATGTTTTGGGGTAGAAGAAGTTGCAGCAGGGAGCATCAATGCAATTCAGAGATCAACGCTTGA
- the LOC112751766 gene encoding E3 ubiquitin-protein ligase XBAT33 isoform X1 → MGNSFGCSASGERLVSAARDGDLVEAKMLLECNPCLSKYSTFGGLNSPLHFAASKGHNEIVALLLENGADVNSRNYCGQTALMQACRYGHWEVVQTLLLFRCNVVRSDYLSGRTALHFAAVNGHVRCIRLVMADFVPSAPYEALHAPTDADIDDGSNVKSKHEQSALSKFVNKAADAGITALHMAALNGYFDCVQLLLDLNANVSAATFHYGTAMDLIGAGSTPLHYAACGGNLKCCQVRIASTLICNIPSSPLNLAKMLLFFQILLSGGASRTALNCNGWLPLDVARMWGRHWLEPILAPTSEATIPSFPPSNYLSLPLMSVLNIARESGLQSSPTSSDEIDFCAVCLERPCSVAAEGCRHELCVKCALYLCSTSNVSSEMLGPPGSIPCPLCRRGIVSFVKLPGSQARETKVNGSLGLCTPCMLHPRDINRPSFFHTPEIRKNRVASIPSEMLCPVTCSPFPSVALPLCTCNDGPCPPFEPREVEAQDESPRHSQVSSTDQDKMEGPRLEKTTCSSMFWGRRSCSREHQCNSEINA, encoded by the exons atggggaattcatttgGGTGCTCAGCCTCTGGGGAGAGGCTGGTGTCGGCGGCAAGGGACGGCGATTTGGTTGAGGCCAAGATGCTTCTAGAATGCAACCCTTGTCTTTCTAAATACTCAACCTTTGGTGGCCTCAATTCCCCTCTTCATTTTGCAGCTTCCAAGGGCCATAACGAG ATTGTGGCTTTGTTGCTTGAGAATGGAGCTGATGTGAATTCAAGGAACTATTGCGGCCAG ACGGCTTTGATGCAAGCTTGTAGATATGGTCATTGGGAAGTTGTTCAAACCCTTCTGCTCTTCAGATGCAAT GTTGTGAGATCGGATTATCTCAGTGGAAGGACTGCTCTTCACTTTGCAGCTGTGAATGGGCATGTAAGATGCATTAGACTCGTCATGGCTGACTTTGTTCCAAGTGCTCCGTACGAGGCTTTACATGCTCCCACGGATGCTGACATTGATGACGGATCAAATGTTAAAAGCAAACATGAACAAAG CGCACTGTCCAAGTTTGTAAACAAGGCGGCTGATGCCGGTATTACAGCCCTTCATATGGCTGCCTTAAATGGCTATTTCGATTGTGTACAACTGCTTCTTGATCTCAATGCAAATGTCTCAGCTGCGACATTTCACTATGGAACGGCAATGGATTTAATAG GAGCCGGAAGCACTCCATTGCATTATGCTGCTTGTGGGGGAAATTTGAAATGCTGTCAGGTAAGAATAGCTTCAACTTTGATCTGTAATATTCCATCTTCTCCTTTGAATCTAGCAAAAATGCTTTTATTCTTTCAGATCCTCCTTTCGGGAGGTGCAAGTCGGACAGCTTTGAATTGCAATGG ATGGCTTCCACTCGATGTTGCGAGGATGTGGGGGCGTCACTGGCTTGAACCAATATTAGCACCCACTTCTGAAGCTACAATACCATCATTCCCTCCATCAAATTATTTGTCTTTGCCACTTATGAGTGTGCTCAACATAGCCAG AGAGAGTGGATTGCAATCATCTCCTACCTCTTCCGACGAAATTGATTTTTGTGCCGTTTGCCTGGAGAGGCCATGTTCAGTGGCTGCAGAAG GATGTCGACATGAGCTTTGTGTTAAATGTGCACTCTATCTTTGCTCAACAAGCAATGTTTCGTCCGAAATGCTCGGCCCGCCGGGCTCCATCCCTTGCCCTCTATGTAGACGTGGAATTGTCTCTTTTGTCAAGTTACCAGGTTCACAAGCAAGAGAGACTAAAGTCAACGGATCGCTCGGCTTATGTACTCCATGCATGCTACATCCACGTGATATAAATAGGCCATCTTTCTTTCATACACCGGAGATTCGAAAGAATCGTGTCGCTTCTATTCCTTCAGAGATGCTTTGCCCTGTGACTTGTAGTCCATTTCCATCAGTTGCACTTCCTCTATGTACCTGCAATGATGGTCCTTGTCCACCATTTGAGCCCCGAGAAGTTGAAGCTCAAGATGAATCGCCTCGTCACTCACAAGTATCATCAACGGATCAGGATAAAATGGAAGGGCcaagattggagaaaacaacaTGCTCAAGCATGTTTTGGGGTAGAAGAAGTTGCAGCAGGGAGCATCAATGCAATTCAGAGATCAACGCTTGA